Proteins from one Athene noctua chromosome 20, bAthNoc1.hap1.1, whole genome shotgun sequence genomic window:
- the ENTR1 gene encoding endosome-associated-trafficking regulator 1: MAAGGLPAAGPAEPNPFSFHEFVRSKARSGEEAGGAHQAARPSPSLGPLLLPDPVPHGEAEDEEEWSGSYQPLAVERAHLAAAGPTSPSAGSFFCEGAGLAGSEDPSVASLGVPPGLGFHSLRQPSYEELKEENASLRSKINKLQIFSETQADKMRKLEKKLEENKIKEEKEAQDLEAMVQHVEQNLQLMTKRAVKAENSATKLKQENALLQVQLKNYKTENEALRSGQSASLSVVKQNADLALQNLLTVITNSRSSIKQLVSGAESLQLVADILKSIDRISEMSEEGQ, from the exons atggcggcgggggggctgccggcggcggggccggccgagCCCAACCCCTTCTCCTTCCACGAGTTCGTCCGCAGCAAGGCCCGGAGCGGCGAGGAGGCGGGCGGCGCCCACCAG GCGGCGCGGCCCAGCCCGAGCCTCGGCCCCCTCTTACTGCCGGATCCTGTGCCGCACGGAGAGGCGGAGGACGAGGAGGAATGGAGCGGGAGCTACCAGCCCTTGGCCGTGGAGCGCGCCCATCTCGCCGCCGCGGGCCCTACCTCGCCTTCCGCCGGCTCCTTCTTCTGTGAGGGCGCGGGGCTGGCAGGCAGCGAGGACCCGAGTGTGGCTTCCCTCGGAGtccccccggggctgggctttCACTCCTTGAGGCAGCCCAGCTACGAGGAG ctaaAAGAAGAGAATGCCAGTTTGAGAAGCAAGATCAATAAGCTTCAGATTTTCTCTGAAACTCAAGCAGACAA GATGAGGAAGCTTGAAAAAAAgcttgaggaaaacaaaattaaagaagaaaaagaagcacagGATTTGGAAGCAATGGTGCAGCATGTGGAACAAAACCTCCAGCTGATGACT aaacgggctgttaaagcagaaaacagtgctacgaaactgaaacaggaaaatgcGTTACTCCAG GTTCAGCTGAAGAATTACAAGACAGAGAATGAAGCCTTGAGGTCGGGCCAGTCAGCAAGTCTGTCCGTGGTGAAGCAAAATGCAGACCTTGCCTTGCAGAACCTCCTCACGGTCATTACAAACTCCCGCTCCTCAATCAA GCAGCTGGTCTCTGGAGCAGAATCACTGCAGCTCGTCGCTGACATCCTTAAGTCAATAGACAgaatttctgaaatgtcagaagAGGGACAGTAA
- the PMPCA gene encoding mitochondrial-processing peptidase subunit alpha — MAAAMAWLRRGAWGPARRCGLAAGRSYSGGGAYPSVSLTCPLPGVPKAVFAAAESRERFETRVTVLESGLRVASQNKFGQFCTVGLLVNSGSRHEAKYLSGISHFLEKLAFSSTAQFGSKDEILLTLEKHGGICDCQASRDTIMYAVSADARGLDTVVNLLGDVALQPRLSDEEIEMTRMAIRFELEDLNMRPDPEPLLTEMIHAAAYRDNTVGLNRFCPVENTDKIDREVLHSYLRNYYTPDRMVLAGVGIEHEQLVECAKKHLLGAEPVWGSGQTRDVDRSVAQYTGGIVKVEKDMSDVSLGPTPIPELTHIMIGLESCSFLEEDFIPFAVLNMMMGGGGSFSAGGPGKGMFTRLYLNVLNRHHWMYNATSYHHSYEDTGLLCIHASADPKQVREMVEIITREFILMAGAVGEVELERAKTQLKSMLMMNLESRPVIFEDVGRQVLATNTRKLPHELCALISQVKSTDIKRVVTKMLHKKPAVAALGDLTDLPTYEHIQAALSSKDGRLPRVYRLFR, encoded by the exons ATGGCGGCCGCCATGGCGTGGCTGCGGCGGGGCGCctggggcccggcccggcg GTGCGGGCTGGCGGCCGGTCGGAGCtacagcggcggcggcgcctaCCCCAGCGTGTCGCTGACCTGCCCGCTGCCCGGCGTGCCCAAGGCGGTCTTCGCGGCGGCCGAGAGTCGGGAGCGGTTCGAGACGCGGGTGACGGTGCTGGAGTCTGGGCTGCGCGTCGCCTCCCAGAACAAATTCGGGCAGTTCTGCACCGTGGGCC TTCTTGTAAATTCGGGATCAAGACACGAAGCGAAATACCTCAGTGGCATCTCTCATTTCTTGGAAAAGCTGGCCTTCTCT TCCACAGCTCAGTTCGGCAGCAAAGATGAAATTCTCCTCACCTTAGAAAAGCATGGGGGCATCTGTGACTGCCAGGCATCGAG GGACACCATCATGTACGCTGTTTCTGCTGACGCCAGAGGCCTGGACACAGTGGTCAACTTGCTGGGTGACGTAGCTCTACAGCCCAGGCTATCAG ATGAAGAAATTGAGATGACTCGAATGGCTATACGATTTGAGCTTGAAGACTTGAATATGAGACCTGATCCAGAGCCTCTCCTCACAGAAATGATCCATGCG GCAGCCTACAGAGACAATACAGTTGGACTGAACAGGTTCTGCCCGGTGGAAAATACTGACAAAATTGATCGAGAAGTCCTGCATTCGTACCTGCGTAACTACTACACGCCAGACAGGATGGTGCTTGCTGGGGTGGGAATCGAGCACGAGCAGTTAGTGGAGTGTGCCAAGAAACACCTGCTTGGAGCAGAGCCCGTGTGGGGCAGTGGGCAGACCAGGGATGTGGACAGATCTGTGGCTCAGTACACAGGAGGCATTGTCAAG GTTGAAAAAGATATGTCAGATGTGAGTCTGGGCCCTACTCCCATCCCAGAGCTTACCCACATCATGATTGGGTTAGAAAGCTGCTCGTTTTTA GAGGAAGATTTCATTCCCTTTGCGGTATTAAACATGATGATGGGAGGTGGTGGCTCTTTTTCAGCTGGAGGGCCTGGCAAGGGCATGTTCACCCGGCTGTATCTCAATGTGCTCAACAG ACACCACTGGATGTATAATGCAACCTCTTACCACCACAGTTACGAGGATACAGGCCTCCTGTGTATACATGCCAGTGCAGACCCAAAACAG GTTCGAGAGATGGTGGAAATCATCACAAGAGAATTCATTCTAATGGCAGGAGCTGTAGGAGAG GTAGAACTTGAGCGAGCAAAGACGCAGCTGAAGTCCATGCTCATGATGAACCTCGAGTCTCGGCCGGTTATCTTTGAAGATGTGGGAAGGCAAGTGTTGGCAACAAACACGAGGAAGCTACCTCACGAGCTCTGTGCCCTGATCA gtcaGGTGAAATCTACTGATATCAAGAGAGTGGTCACTAAGATGCTTCATAAAAAACCAGCAGTGGCTGCGCTGGGTGACCTAACAGATCTGCCCACTTACGAACACATCCAGGCAGCGCTTTCCAGTAAGGACGGGCGGCTCCCTCGGGTGTACCGGCTCTTCCGATAA